In Kordiimonas pumila, a single genomic region encodes these proteins:
- a CDS encoding NAD(P)H-dependent flavin oxidoreductase, with protein sequence MSFNLNSIRLGGKEILPLIEGGKGVAISTGASSGPWAAAGGVGTISAVIADTYDEHGNVVAHDYFGKSRRERHDEMVDFSIRGTIDQVRKAWEISKGEGLININMLWELGGAQRILHGVLEKTKGMIHGVTCGAGMPFKLAELAQKYGVHYYPIVSSGRAFNLLWKRAYKNVADLLGGVVYEDPWLAGGHNGLSNAEDPTKPGDPYPRVVELRSIMRSLGLDHVPIIMAGGVWNLKEWKDWIDNKEIGPIVFQFGTRPLLTKESPISESWKQKLMSLKSGDVLLQNFSPTGFFSSAIKNSFLGELVGRSERQIGFRTQQDEDFNKELIVGRKSYYVRAEDCEKAHKWIEAGHTEAMKTPDDTLMFVDSEKSAEIRKDQKDCVGCLSQCRFSSWADNEKNSTGRAVDPRSFCIQKTLDDVAHDGSINNNLLFAGHNAFRFASDPFYSNGFVPTVKQLVDRIASGD encoded by the coding sequence ATGAGTTTTAACCTCAACAGTATTCGTCTTGGCGGCAAAGAAATTCTGCCTCTTATCGAGGGCGGTAAAGGTGTTGCTATTTCAACGGGTGCGAGCAGTGGGCCATGGGCTGCAGCTGGAGGTGTTGGAACCATTTCTGCAGTTATTGCAGACACTTACGACGAGCACGGCAATGTTGTTGCCCATGATTATTTTGGTAAATCCCGCCGCGAACGCCACGATGAAATGGTTGATTTTTCCATTCGAGGCACCATTGATCAGGTTCGCAAGGCTTGGGAAATTTCCAAAGGCGAAGGCCTTATCAACATCAACATGCTTTGGGAACTGGGCGGCGCGCAGCGAATCTTGCACGGTGTTTTAGAAAAAACCAAAGGCATGATTCACGGTGTTACGTGCGGTGCGGGCATGCCTTTCAAGCTCGCAGAACTCGCGCAAAAATACGGTGTTCACTATTATCCGATTGTATCTTCTGGTCGTGCGTTTAACCTTCTGTGGAAGCGGGCTTACAAGAATGTTGCCGATCTTCTTGGCGGCGTTGTTTATGAAGACCCGTGGCTTGCGGGTGGTCATAATGGCCTTTCAAACGCTGAGGACCCGACAAAGCCGGGTGACCCTTATCCGCGTGTTGTTGAACTGCGGTCCATCATGCGGTCGTTGGGTCTCGATCATGTCCCCATTATAATGGCGGGCGGTGTTTGGAACCTGAAAGAATGGAAAGACTGGATTGATAACAAGGAAATTGGTCCTATTGTTTTTCAGTTTGGTACGCGTCCACTGCTTACCAAAGAAAGCCCGATTTCAGAAAGCTGGAAACAAAAGCTGATGAGCCTGAAATCAGGCGATGTGTTGTTGCAGAATTTTAGCCCAACTGGCTTTTTCTCTAGCGCTATCAAAAACAGCTTTCTGGGCGAACTGGTGGGCCGGAGCGAGCGTCAGATTGGTTTTCGCACGCAGCAAGATGAAGATTTTAATAAAGAACTTATCGTTGGTCGCAAAAGCTATTATGTGCGCGCGGAAGACTGTGAAAAAGCGCATAAATGGATTGAGGCTGGCCACACAGAAGCCATGAAAACACCAGATGATACCCTGATGTTTGTTGATTCTGAAAAAAGCGCCGAGATTAGGAAAGACCAGAAAGACTGTGTTGGTTGCCTTAGCCAGTGCCGGTTTTCAAGCTGGGCAGATAATGAGAAAAACTCAACCGGGCGTGCCGTTGACCCGCGTAGTTTCTGCATTCAGAAAACGCTGGATGATGTGGCGCATGACGGTAGCATCAATAACAACCTGCTGTTTGCCGGGCATAATGCTTTCAGGTTTGCATCAGACCCGTTTTATTCAAATGGATTTGTGCCTACGGTAAAACAGCTGGTTGACCGGATTGCAAGTGGCGACTAA
- a CDS encoding ANTAR domain-containing protein, whose amino-acid sequence MAEFNYKALIAVSDTRVADTINFILGSHNIMDVVRVDCTHDAIDAMLDIRFDLFFVDARVPVTFQRNAVLYGGIDYIRFIRMCEGRVSEATIVFMRQQSSMQNLLETRDEILSARDAGASCVLTHPLTIEKFDEEVLPILAKPKPFVRARSYTGPDRREKQFQVSRDRRIYPSSTLDD is encoded by the coding sequence ATGGCAGAGTTCAACTATAAGGCCCTTATAGCGGTGTCTGATACCCGCGTGGCAGATACAATTAATTTTATTCTTGGCAGCCATAATATTATGGATGTTGTGCGGGTGGATTGTACGCACGATGCTATAGATGCCATGTTGGATATTCGGTTTGATTTATTTTTTGTTGATGCCCGTGTCCCTGTAACATTTCAGAGAAATGCTGTCCTTTATGGCGGCATTGACTATATCCGTTTCATCAGGATGTGTGAGGGGCGTGTTAGTGAAGCAACAATTGTTTTTATGCGGCAACAAAGCAGCATGCAAAACCTGCTTGAAACCCGCGACGAAATTCTGAGTGCACGCGATGCTGGTGCGAGCTGTGTATTAACGCATCCCCTCACCATTGAAAAATTTGACGAGGAAGTCCTGCCGATTTTGGCAAAACCAAAGCCTTTTGTTCGGGCGCGGTCGTATACAGGGCCAGACCGGCGAGAAAAGCAGTTCCAGGTTAGTCGTGATCGCCGGATATACCCATCGTCGACATTGGATGATTAA
- a CDS encoding GNAT family N-acetyltransferase produces the protein MPQNKAKTEIHIARNPAQKAQAKDLCLDYASWLGIDLHFQGFSEEMQHFPGAYNPVLLATVNGTCAGTVCLKPHTNDVCEMKRLFVKPEYHGYGIGSLLCENLINAAREQGYKIMLLDSLERLKPAIALYRKFGFEECAAYNNNPEKDVVYMQLKL, from the coding sequence ATGCCGCAGAATAAAGCCAAAACCGAAATACATATAGCACGAAACCCGGCACAGAAGGCACAGGCAAAAGACCTGTGCCTTGACTATGCGAGCTGGCTTGGCATTGATCTGCACTTTCAAGGGTTTTCTGAGGAGATGCAGCATTTTCCCGGCGCCTATAACCCTGTACTACTGGCAACAGTAAATGGCACATGTGCCGGCACAGTGTGCCTGAAGCCGCATACAAATGATGTCTGCGAAATGAAGCGCCTGTTTGTAAAACCTGAGTATCACGGATACGGCATTGGCAGCCTTTTATGTGAAAACCTTATTAATGCCGCACGGGAGCAAGGCTATAAAATCATGCTGCTTGATAGCTTGGAGCGCCTAAAGCCTGCTATCGCTCTATACCGGAAATTTGGGTTCGAAGAATGCGCAGCCTATAACAACAATCCCGAAAAGGATGTCGTTTATATGCAGCTAAAACTTTAA
- a CDS encoding bifunctional helix-turn-helix transcriptional regulator/GNAT family N-acetyltransferase: protein MPHTKEIYFELGIGTRMRRFMDMLATGVDKIYKGTGVAFKARYFYVFYALVKQGNMPISSIAALAGFSHSAVSQTVKQMVKDGLITTSATHDGRQKLVGLTEKGEHVYTTIAPIWQAIEDAMKDLIAASGTDFLGCLTKLEAGLQEVSFHDRVREKLAHAKSSCSFEIVPYDVQYRQAFYDLNAFWVEKYFSMEEPDIKLLSDPENFILSKGGEIYFAVSEGKAVGTVALKAEPDGRFELTKLGVDPRVQKGGMGNALCKMVIDRFVARGGKTLYLETNTSLENAIRLYWRLGFIELPNPVQSPYERANYYMEWRGYTNAAE, encoded by the coding sequence ATGCCCCATACTAAAGAAATATACTTTGAGCTTGGCATTGGCACGCGCATGCGGCGCTTTATGGATATGCTCGCAACAGGCGTTGATAAAATTTACAAAGGAACAGGCGTCGCCTTTAAAGCTCGGTATTTTTACGTTTTTTATGCACTTGTAAAACAAGGCAACATGCCTATTTCCAGCATTGCAGCACTGGCAGGCTTTTCCCACTCCGCTGTTAGCCAAACGGTAAAACAAATGGTTAAGGATGGCCTGATAACCACGTCTGCCACACACGATGGTCGCCAAAAACTTGTTGGCCTTACAGAAAAAGGCGAGCATGTCTACACAACTATCGCGCCAATATGGCAGGCGATAGAAGACGCCATGAAAGACCTGATTGCAGCATCAGGCACCGACTTTTTAGGCTGCCTTACAAAACTCGAAGCTGGCCTTCAGGAGGTAAGTTTTCATGACAGGGTGCGAGAAAAGCTCGCCCATGCCAAAAGCTCCTGCTCTTTCGAAATTGTGCCATATGATGTTCAATACCGGCAGGCATTTTACGATCTGAACGCTTTTTGGGTGGAGAAGTATTTTTCGATGGAAGAACCGGATATAAAGCTTCTTTCAGACCCGGAAAACTTCATTCTGTCAAAAGGCGGCGAGATATATTTTGCCGTTTCAGAGGGCAAAGCCGTTGGCACCGTTGCGCTGAAAGCAGAACCAGATGGCCGGTTTGAGCTAACCAAACTGGGTGTAGACCCCCGTGTTCAAAAAGGCGGTATGGGTAATGCGCTTTGCAAAATGGTCATCGACCGCTTTGTGGCACGGGGCGGTAAAACCCTGTATCTTGAAACCAATACAAGCCTTGAAAATGCTATTCGCCTTTACTGGCGACTTGGCTTTATAGAACTGCCGAACCCTGTTCAAAGCCCTTATGAGCGGGCAAATTATTATATGGAGTGGCGAGGATATACAAATGCCGCAGAATAA
- a CDS encoding SH3 domain-containing protein has product MIKYIVIFFTIISLFAGKVAAFEQPQGPVTIGPSGNPIPRFVALSAKKAYLRTGPGRQYPVDWVYNRQGLPFEIIDEHGPWRKVRDHEGIEGWMLVSLLYGNRTAMVIGKQQKLYDDNTSNSPVVIIADAGVIGTLLTCDAAWCRLYIDGTKGWIERKHLWGVYTGEVVE; this is encoded by the coding sequence GTGATTAAGTATATTGTTATCTTTTTTACGATAATATCACTATTTGCTGGCAAGGTCGCGGCCTTTGAGCAGCCACAGGGGCCCGTCACAATTGGCCCAAGTGGTAACCCGATTCCTCGTTTTGTCGCCCTTAGTGCCAAAAAAGCATACCTGCGCACCGGCCCCGGTCGTCAATATCCTGTTGACTGGGTCTATAACAGGCAAGGGTTGCCTTTCGAAATTATTGACGAACATGGCCCGTGGCGCAAAGTACGTGATCATGAAGGCATTGAAGGCTGGATGCTGGTTTCCCTGCTATACGGTAACCGAACTGCTATGGTTATAGGCAAGCAGCAAAAGCTTTATGATGATAATACTAGCAATTCACCCGTTGTTATCATTGCAGATGCCGGTGTTATTGGCACCTTGCTGACATGTGATGCAGCGTGGTGTCGCTTATATATTGATGGCACCAAAGGCTGGATTGAGCGCAAGCACCTGTGGGGGGTTTATACCGGTGAAGTGGTTGAATAA
- a CDS encoding 2-hydroxyacid dehydrogenase, whose product MSQTRNKNRPKVVVTRKLPDSIETRMAELFNVTLNLADTPLTQDELKAAVAEADVLVPTVTDTIDSDVLAAAGKKLKLIANFGAGVDHIDLAAAHEKGITVTNTPGVLTEDTADLAMALILSVPRRLFEGEKILRSGDWTGWTPTFLMGHRIQGKRLGIIGMGRIGRAVARRAKAFNMSIHYHKRTRLPEQVEDEMEATYWEDLDQMLARMDFVSVNCPLTDETYKLLDRNRLKKLQPHAVIINTARGGIVDEEALADLIEVGRIAGAGLDVFEEEPTINPKLLELDNVVLLPHMGSATIEGRVAMGEKVLINIRTFVDKHRPPDRVLPF is encoded by the coding sequence ATGAGTCAAACAAGAAACAAAAATCGTCCAAAGGTTGTTGTCACACGTAAATTGCCAGACAGTATTGAAACCCGTATGGCCGAGCTTTTCAACGTTACCCTAAACCTTGCAGACACACCTTTAACGCAGGATGAGCTAAAAGCGGCCGTTGCTGAAGCCGATGTGCTGGTGCCTACTGTAACGGATACTATTGATTCGGATGTTCTCGCTGCCGCCGGTAAAAAACTGAAGCTGATTGCTAACTTTGGCGCGGGTGTTGATCATATTGATTTAGCGGCTGCCCACGAAAAAGGTATTACCGTTACAAACACGCCCGGTGTTTTAACAGAAGATACGGCTGACCTTGCAATGGCGCTTATTCTTTCTGTACCGCGCCGTTTGTTCGAAGGTGAGAAAATACTGCGTTCCGGTGACTGGACAGGCTGGACCCCCACTTTCCTTATGGGCCACAGAATTCAGGGCAAGCGCCTTGGTATTATTGGGATGGGTCGCATTGGCCGCGCTGTTGCGCGCCGCGCTAAAGCCTTTAATATGTCGATTCATTATCATAAACGTACCCGGTTGCCCGAGCAGGTAGAGGACGAGATGGAAGCAACTTACTGGGAAGATCTGGATCAGATGCTGGCCCGGATGGACTTTGTTTCTGTTAACTGCCCGCTAACAGATGAAACCTATAAGTTGCTTGATAGAAACCGCCTGAAAAAACTGCAACCTCATGCTGTTATTATTAATACGGCGCGCGGCGGCATTGTTGATGAAGAAGCCCTTGCAGACCTCATTGAAGTAGGGCGCATTGCAGGGGCTGGGCTTGATGTGTTTGAGGAAGAGCCTACAATCAACCCCAAGCTGCTTGAACTGGATAATGTGGTTTTGTTACCGCATATGGGATCAGCCACTATTGAGGGCCGCGTTGCCATGGGTGAAAAAGTTCTCATCAATATCCGTACATTTGTGGACAAGCACCGTCCACCAGACCGAGTTCTGCCGTTTTAG
- the lepA gene encoding translation elongation factor 4, with translation MTETKFIRNFSIVAHIDHGKSTLADRLIQNTGALTDREMKAQVLDSMDIERERGITIKAQTVRLEYKAQDGENYVLNLMDTPGHVDFAYEVSRCLAACEGSLLVVDASQGVEAQTLANVYQAIDNEHEIVPVLNKIDLPAAEPERVRQQIEDVIGLDASEAVLCSAKSGIGIAEVLEAIVTKLPAPEGDRNAPLKAMLVDSWYDTYLGVMVLVRIIDGVLKKGQTIKMMAAGSEHHVERVGVFTPKGVIVPELGPGEVGFITASIKEVADTNVGDTITEAKRPCAKALPGFKPSRSVVFCGLFPADTAEYENLKDALGKLRLNDASFEYEVESSAALGFGFRCGFLGMLHLEIIQERLNREYDLELITTSPSVIYKIHMTDGSMIELHNPADMPDVVRIETIEEPWIDATILVPDEYLGTVLKLCEDKRGIQSDLTYVGSRAMLKYRLPLNEVVYDFYDRLKSVSRGYASFDYEIAGYEPSDLVKMSILVNAEPVDALSMLVHRSQAESRGRALCERLKDLIPRQLFKIPIQAAIGGRVIARETISAMRKDVTAKCYGGDVTRKKKLLEKQKKGKAKMRMYGKVEIPHSAFIAALKMRET, from the coding sequence ATGACCGAAACAAAATTTATTCGCAACTTTTCAATTGTTGCGCACATTGACCACGGCAAATCCACCCTTGCTGACCGCCTTATTCAGAATACAGGCGCCCTGACCGACCGCGAGATGAAGGCGCAGGTGCTCGATTCGATGGATATCGAGCGGGAACGTGGTATCACAATTAAAGCGCAAACCGTTCGCCTTGAATATAAGGCGCAGGACGGTGAAAATTATGTGCTGAACCTGATGGATACCCCAGGCCACGTTGACTTTGCTTACGAGGTAAGCCGCTGTCTTGCTGCCTGCGAAGGGTCGCTTCTGGTGGTGGATGCCAGTCAGGGTGTTGAGGCGCAGACGCTTGCAAACGTTTATCAGGCGATTGATAACGAGCATGAGATTGTGCCGGTTCTGAATAAAATTGATCTCCCGGCCGCAGAACCCGAGCGGGTACGGCAACAGATTGAAGATGTGATAGGCCTTGATGCTTCTGAGGCTGTTCTCTGTTCTGCAAAGTCAGGCATTGGTATTGCCGAAGTGCTGGAGGCAATTGTTACCAAGCTGCCCGCCCCGGAAGGTGACAGAAATGCTCCGTTGAAGGCCATGCTGGTGGATAGCTGGTATGACACTTATCTCGGCGTGATGGTTTTGGTGCGTATCATTGATGGTGTGCTGAAAAAGGGCCAAACCATTAAAATGATGGCAGCGGGCAGCGAGCACCATGTTGAACGAGTTGGTGTATTCACCCCCAAGGGTGTGATTGTACCAGAGCTTGGGCCTGGCGAGGTTGGTTTCATTACCGCCTCGATCAAAGAAGTTGCTGACACGAATGTGGGTGATACGATTACCGAGGCGAAACGCCCGTGCGCAAAAGCTTTACCGGGCTTTAAGCCTAGTCGGTCTGTTGTGTTTTGCGGCCTGTTCCCAGCTGATACGGCAGAATATGAAAACCTGAAAGATGCGCTTGGCAAGCTGCGCTTGAATGATGCCAGCTTTGAATATGAAGTTGAAAGCTCTGCTGCACTTGGTTTTGGTTTCCGCTGTGGTTTCCTTGGTATGCTGCACCTTGAAATTATTCAGGAACGCTTGAACCGTGAATATGATCTTGAGCTTATTACAACAAGCCCAAGTGTTATTTATAAAATCCATATGACTGACGGCAGCATGATCGAGCTGCATAACCCGGCTGATATGCCTGATGTTGTGCGGATTGAAACTATTGAAGAGCCATGGATTGATGCAACAATTCTTGTGCCGGATGAATATTTGGGTACGGTTCTCAAGCTTTGCGAAGACAAACGCGGTATTCAATCTGACCTGACCTATGTGGGTTCGCGGGCTATGCTTAAATACCGTCTGCCGCTTAACGAAGTGGTGTATGATTTTTACGACAGGCTAAAGTCTGTTAGCCGTGGCTATGCAAGTTTTGACTATGAAATAGCGGGCTACGAGCCGTCGGACCTTGTGAAAATGTCTATTCTTGTGAACGCTGAACCGGTTGATGCGCTTTCGATGCTGGTGCACAGGTCACAGGCTGAAAGCCGTGGGCGTGCGCTCTGTGAAAGGTTGAAAGACCTGATTCCCCGCCAGCTGTTTAAAATTCCAATTCAGGCCGCTATTGGTGGCCGTGTTATTGCGCGTGAAACTATCTCTGCTATGCGCAAAGATGTGACAGCTAAATGTTACGGCGGCGACGTGACCCGTAAGAAAAAGCTTTTGGAGAAGCAAAAGAAGGGTAAGGCAAAAATGCGAATGTACGGGAAGGTTGAAATCCCGCATAGCGCCTTCATTGCAGCCCTTAAGATGCGCGAAACATAG
- a CDS encoding EAL domain-containing protein, translating to MTGTLEEIKKERERFVAFAFAAAEIFMELDSAGNILFEGGAVERIGAEKTSSLVGNNIENIIDPDDVEVYKALILHLQYKGRIGPIPIRFLTENNRSLALRVFALGMPGSDARTFLSLRSAPLGGRGTSDSSDNEETGLLGQNAFIELASKTMAASPSENNVYMTAIEVEGLEDARKNFGPKFTQSLLHKISAHLTTLSLDGELAGQLSDKHFAFLHRAKNDGSHLSESLKTVDANVTLKSTYSTVAANGTGVPEDQVIRTLSYILSKFCENPKSVNFESLSNAFNVMASEAQLRVTNMRSMIETGNFKIAFQPVVSLQNGTILHNEVLSRFNDSTSDYTPLEVIQFAEDIGVIEEFDLALCRKAIDYIRKMKKLGTPVRLSVNLSGRTFDNSRGIEPLLKTLLAAKDISHSLLLELTDTATIKNLVKVEAVLNDLKAAGFKLCLDDFGAGASGYQYLRAFNVDYVKIDGSYVKDIVRKDYKPTFLLSIIRLCDDLGIKTIGEHVETNFQADFLRSIGVHYGQGFHYGKPDYAPRTN from the coding sequence ATGACTGGAACGCTGGAGGAAATCAAAAAAGAGCGCGAACGCTTTGTCGCATTTGCCTTTGCTGCTGCGGAAATATTTATGGAGCTGGATAGCGCTGGCAACATCCTTTTTGAAGGAGGAGCCGTTGAGCGCATTGGTGCGGAGAAAACCAGTTCTCTTGTAGGTAACAATATTGAAAACATAATAGATCCTGACGACGTGGAAGTGTATAAAGCGCTCATCTTGCACTTACAGTACAAAGGCAGAATAGGCCCCATCCCCATCAGGTTCTTGACGGAAAACAATCGCTCTCTCGCGCTGCGTGTGTTTGCACTTGGCATGCCCGGCAGCGACGCCCGCACTTTTCTTTCTCTCAGATCAGCGCCTCTTGGGGGCCGCGGCACCAGCGATTCCAGTGATAACGAGGAAACCGGGCTTTTAGGGCAAAATGCTTTTATTGAACTTGCTTCCAAAACAATGGCTGCCAGCCCCTCAGAGAACAATGTCTATATGACAGCTATCGAGGTCGAAGGCCTTGAGGATGCGCGCAAGAACTTTGGTCCCAAATTCACTCAGTCTCTTTTGCATAAAATTTCAGCGCACCTTACAACTTTGTCACTGGACGGAGAACTGGCCGGGCAATTAAGCGACAAGCATTTTGCTTTCCTCCACCGCGCCAAAAATGATGGTAGCCACCTGAGCGAAAGCCTAAAGACAGTAGATGCCAATGTAACATTGAAATCTACCTATTCTACAGTGGCTGCAAACGGTACAGGCGTACCAGAAGACCAAGTTATTCGCACCTTGTCGTATATCCTGTCAAAATTTTGTGAAAACCCAAAATCTGTAAACTTTGAAAGCCTGTCAAATGCCTTTAACGTAATGGCATCTGAGGCACAGCTACGTGTAACCAATATGCGCAGCATGATCGAAACGGGGAATTTCAAAATTGCGTTCCAGCCCGTTGTGTCCCTTCAAAACGGTACTATTCTACATAATGAAGTGCTTAGCCGCTTTAATGATAGCACCAGCGACTATACACCGTTGGAAGTGATTCAATTTGCCGAAGATATAGGCGTGATTGAAGAATTTGATCTGGCCCTGTGCAGAAAAGCGATTGATTATATTCGCAAAATGAAAAAGCTTGGGACACCCGTACGTTTGTCAGTTAATTTATCCGGACGCACATTTGACAACTCACGCGGCATTGAGCCATTGCTCAAAACACTATTAGCTGCAAAGGACATTTCGCACTCTTTGTTGCTAGAGCTCACCGACACGGCAACCATCAAAAACCTGGTAAAGGTTGAGGCAGTTTTAAATGACCTGAAAGCCGCTGGCTTTAAACTATGCCTTGATGACTTTGGCGCAGGTGCCTCTGGCTATCAATATTTGCGGGCCTTTAATGTAGATTATGTCAAAATTGATGGGTCATACGTGAAGGATATTGTGCGCAAAGACTATAAACCAACATTCCTACTATCCATTATTCGTCTGTGCGATGACCTTGGCATTAAAACTATTGGCGAGCATGTTGAAACCAACTTTCAAGCAGATTTCCTACGATCCATCGGTGTTCATTATGGGCAAGGCTTTCATTACGGAAAGCCAGATTATGCGCCGCGCACAAACTAA
- a CDS encoding amidohydrolase, which produces MRRTLIAPLCALLSFHAVAQEVAPDSFGDSQASTPQADIIIWGGPIYTANDQNPQVEAIAIKGNTILYAGTRAKTATMLSPETNVIELRGKSAFPGFTDSHVHLSGVGKRALTLNLDQAQSLTAFLESLSDWIRTHPEETVITGSGWIETHWPEKRFPTRWDLDAISSDKPIILTRADHHALVANSAAIEQAGITDTTSIPDGGAIHKNALGEITGVFVDTAQALLDTLIPTETKETLQEQLQTGADISVKQGWTTVHNMSVSLQEMTLLEQLAETDAISLQVYNSLSPDYAQDLLSHGPFSAADGQIQTNAIKLMVDGALGSRGAALLEPYSDANTSGLLMRDKATTLPLLLKALANGIQINTHAIGDKANRMVLDWYQEAFNTIPEIERNRPDPRWRIEHAQILNPADINRFAELGVIASMQPSHAIGDLFFAPSRLGEERLKGAYSWESLIESGALIAGGSDAPVEQGNPFIEFYAATARRALNGYQDADWHPEEAVSRANALKMFTLWPAIASFQETKTGSLEAGKHADISIFTIDLMTVPETEILSGKTAMTIIAGKIAYTAP; this is translated from the coding sequence ATGCGTCGTACCCTAATCGCGCCCCTTTGTGCGCTGCTGAGCTTTCATGCTGTTGCGCAAGAGGTCGCCCCGGATAGTTTTGGTGACTCTCAAGCCAGCACACCTCAGGCTGACATCATCATTTGGGGCGGACCAATTTATACTGCAAACGACCAAAACCCTCAGGTAGAAGCTATCGCCATCAAAGGGAATACTATCCTGTATGCGGGGACACGCGCTAAAACGGCAACCATGTTAAGCCCAGAAACAAATGTTATTGAACTAAGGGGCAAAAGTGCCTTTCCAGGTTTTACAGATTCGCATGTTCACTTAAGTGGTGTAGGCAAACGAGCGCTCACCCTGAACCTAGATCAAGCCCAATCCCTAACCGCTTTTTTAGAAAGCCTTTCTGACTGGATACGCACGCATCCAGAAGAAACTGTTATCACCGGTAGTGGCTGGATTGAAACCCATTGGCCAGAAAAGCGCTTTCCAACCCGCTGGGACCTAGACGCCATTTCCAGTGACAAGCCTATTATTTTAACAAGAGCAGATCATCATGCATTGGTCGCCAATAGTGCTGCCATAGAACAAGCTGGCATTACAGATACGACCTCCATTCCAGACGGCGGTGCTATCCATAAAAATGCTCTGGGCGAAATAACCGGTGTTTTTGTCGATACGGCCCAAGCGCTTCTCGACACCCTTATTCCAACAGAAACAAAAGAAACCTTGCAGGAACAGTTACAAACGGGCGCCGACATCTCCGTTAAGCAAGGCTGGACCACTGTTCATAATATGTCGGTATCCCTGCAAGAGATGACCCTGCTGGAACAATTAGCTGAAACAGATGCTATAAGCCTGCAAGTTTATAACAGCCTCAGCCCTGACTACGCACAGGACCTATTAAGCCATGGCCCTTTCAGTGCGGCAGACGGACAAATTCAGACCAATGCCATAAAATTGATGGTAGACGGAGCATTAGGTTCACGGGGGGCTGCACTGCTTGAGCCGTATTCTGATGCAAACACATCAGGTCTCCTGATGCGGGATAAAGCAACAACCCTGCCCTTACTGCTCAAGGCGCTTGCAAACGGTATCCAAATTAATACTCATGCTATTGGCGACAAAGCTAACCGGATGGTCCTAGATTGGTATCAGGAAGCATTCAATACCATTCCAGAAATTGAACGCAATCGCCCAGACCCAAGATGGCGCATTGAGCATGCCCAAATACTAAACCCTGCCGACATAAACCGGTTTGCCGAACTGGGTGTTATTGCATCCATGCAGCCAAGCCATGCCATCGGGGATCTATTCTTTGCACCCTCCCGCCTTGGGGAAGAACGCCTCAAAGGGGCCTATAGCTGGGAAAGCCTGATTGAGAGCGGCGCCCTTATTGCGGGCGGCTCTGACGCACCCGTCGAGCAAGGGAATCCTTTCATCGAGTTTTATGCAGCAACTGCCCGACGTGCCTTAAATGGCTATCAGGATGCAGACTGGCACCCGGAAGAGGCTGTATCCCGGGCAAATGCGCTTAAAATGTTCACTCTGTGGCCTGCTATTGCTTCTTTTCAAGAAACTAAAACGGGTAGCCTTGAAGCAGGAAAACACGCGGATATATCAATTTTTACGATTGACCTGATGACCGTGCCAGAAACAGAAATTTTATCCGGGAAAACAGCCATGACCATTATCGCTGGTAAAATTGCTTATACAGCACCGTAA